The DNA segment TAATCTGTGCGTATAGATCACCTAAAagtgattttgaagtttttctaGAAGTAATGTCTCAAGTACTCCAATATTGTCTCATGTTAGTTGACAATCTTTTCGTTTGTGGAGACTTCAATGTGAACTTTCTCAAcgataataaaaataagaacTTATTTAGAGATTTACTCAATTGTTTCGATTTGAATGTGACTTCTCTGCTTCCAACTAGAGTTTTCACTAATATTAATGGCCAAACTTCTAGCTCAAAAGTTGATTATATTCTGACCAATGCTGATTTACGAAAGTGCAAGACATCTGTTTTTGAGGCCTTTCTTGGTGATCATAGAGTGATGTCACTAGTTTACTCTCGCTGCTTAGATTTAGATTCTAATGATGACAGGCCAAAATACCAGACTGTTCGGATATTTTCTGATCATAGCTTGAGTGTTTTCAGATCAAATTTTCTCGATATGGATTTCGATGAACTATATGATAGCGTTGATGTAAATGAGTGCTTTCGAATATTTTTAGATAAAGTCCAATCTCTAATGAGAGAGTGTTTTCCTTTCAGAAAGATAGCATGTCGAGGAAATGTTGATAAACGATGGATCACTGATGAGATCAAAATGGCTAGCGTAAGATTAAAAGATATATACTGGTTACATGCTAATATCAGATCGTCTGATTCACTCGAAATGTACAGGAGAGCCAAAGTAGATTATAATTTGTTGCTTCGTAGAAGCAAATGTCAGTACTATAGCGGATATATAAGTGAGTTCAATAATAAACATAAAGCAATTTGGAACATTGTCAATTATGAGACTGGTCGTAAGTTCAGGGGTGGATCTGGTATCATTCTTAACTTGAAGGGTTCCCTCTGTTCTGAACCATAATTGATAGCTGAAGCTTTCGGAGATTACTTCTCTAACCTTCCTAGCTCTCGGCTGTATGATCATTATGGTAGCTCTGTTTCAACAGAGTGTACAACATGCCCCATGTCACCGAACACCTTTTATTTCTACCCAGTTCTCGCATTAGAAGTCTCGGACGTAATACGGGGAATGAAAAATAAGAAGAGTACTGGAAATGATTACATATCCAGCCGTTTATTAAAGTCTTCTATAGAATTCTTTTCCGAGCATATTTCCCATCTTATCAACCTGTCAGTTTCAAACGGTACCTTTCCATCCCTTCTAAAAACTGCAGTAGTTATCCCGGTATTGAAAAAGAAAGCAGACGTTCATAATATTACTAACTATCGACCGATATCTTTGTTGAGTGTAATCTCCAAGGTTATTGAAAATATCGTGCGGAAAAGAGTTACCACTTTTTTGGACAAGTTCGATCTTGTCTCTAATGCTCAACATGGATTCAGGACCGGCCGTTCTACTGAGACAGCAGCTTTCGAGTTCATCGAGTTCGTCCATAAGAATCTAGACGAAGGTCGCTTTGTTGTAGGACTGTTTTTTGATCTTTCCTGTGCCTTTGACGTTCTTTCCATCAGTTTTATGAGAGAAAAATTCTATAACTTGGGATTTCGAGGTACATTCCTTGATTGGTTGATAAGTTTCATATCTGTTAGGTCTATGAAAGTAAAAGTCGATGATGTTCATAggcaaaattataatttaaaatccGGTGTTCCCCAAGGATCGGTATTGGGCCCACTTCTTTTCGTCCTCTTCATCAACGACCTGCCTGATTACTTGAGGTCTGTACTGTTGTTGATTTTTGCGGATGACTTTTCCGTAGCTATTTCTGCTTCGGACGCATCCCAGCTTGTTAGCATCTGTCAAGGTCTCATTAATAATTTTAGTGCTTGGTGTCGTAAAAACGCGTTACTCCTGAACGTagagaaaacaaaaattatttctttcggAAACAAAGCAGCTGAAGGAGAGCTAACGATCAGCTGCTTAGGCTCTACAATTAGGTCGGACGAGTCCACTAAGTTTTTGGGTATCTACATTGATGAACATCTCAGATGGAGCTATCATATTGACAtcctatgtaaaaaaactaaattcaTCATTTTACGCCATTTATCGAGTGAAGCATTGCTTTTCAAGTGAATATCTTATGAACCTATACTACTGCCTTGTATATAGCCACATATCatataatattttgttatggGGTGTTTCATCGGATGTAAATAGAGTCTTTGTTTCTCAAAAGAGGGTGTTGCGGATGATATATGGTGTAAACTCAAGATCCTCTTGCAAACCTATCTTTACTAATAATTGCATATTAACTGTACCCTGTATCTACATCTATAAGTCGCTGATcttaattagacaaaaatttcagagtATGGATAAATTATCTAGTCACCACTCTTACAATACACGAAACGTAGAAGTTTTAACTCTTCCTAAACACAAAACAGCAAGATATGAACGTTCACCCACTTATCAGGGCATAAAATTCTATAATAAATTACCAGCTTGTTTGAAATCTTTGAGTTTAATCCGTTTCAAGAAAGCCATTAGATCTCTGTTAAGTCGTAAGGCTTATTAGTAATTTTAAGTTGTATCATGATATGATATAATAGTGAATTTGTAGCTATTTTTTTCtgacttgtcccatacatttatatatgtcttaagggattaataaatacttacttacttacttacttacttacttacttacttacttacttaccaATTGTAGGAACCGAAAACGGTAAAATTTCTCAGTTGAAATTATTTATAGGGTCCCGAAAGTAAACCTCCGTATGTTAACTCTGGATTACTAATcccaaaaatattgataaattatAGGCTTTAAAGGCCACGTTCTTTCTATCAACGTTGGCTAAGTCTGATGGCACATAAAGTATATAGTACATAAAGATGTTATATCAAGCGAAATGAGAATTTAGCTATCAGAAAGAACTATATCTGTTAGGTTCTCTCTGGAGTCAAAAGAATTTTTGATATGTCTCTCTCGTCGTGCAATGTCTCCAGAGATGAACGAGAGTTCCGAACTAGAATCGATGTGAAGTCTTGCGTTGTACGAGGTGATTGTGGCTAGAGCGGTCGATTATAAGATGAGCTGTCTTGTAGGGACTTTGACGACTGACACTTCGGGACCTTTTCGAAGTGGCTGGCTTGGCTTCGCTGGTCTTGTGTGTAGGATTGGATGAGGAGTCTTGTGATGATCTTAGTGAGACAGCTTCGCTGAGGTGACCGTGGAGAGAACATGCGGGCCAGAACACAACCTGCATATCTGGTTGGTGCGACATGAGCGGACATTATGGTGACCTGGGACAGTTGTAGCATAACTGATTATTCTATACGCATTTTGactatttttcgaatatttccaaaaaaagGGTGCCACTACATTCAAATAGTGTATAATAATTTTTCACAGGAAAAACGTACTGAGCGCATTTTCTCTTTCAAGAAAACCCTGTCCATGTCCATGTTCAACGGACAAACCAACAGCACGTTGCACGTATATAGTGGACTAGCAGACATGTGATTCTCGTCACCGGTGAAGTTGACTTGGATGGAGCCAACTGCAAATTGTTTCACACAATCATGATCAAAATGATGTTCAAATTGACCAAGGAAGTAACGAAGAAAATCCAAAACCAAAATTCATTGCCGAGATAGAATATATAATCAtaatcattttattattttatttcattttcagatGAATTAACAATTGACAGGACAACTTGCTCgtaattatgactgtttattcacaatacttTGATAAAATGATAAtggttatattatatttattgatcctttaAAACacttacaatgtataggacatgaCTAATTTATTTTCCGGAACTTATTCTACGGTGAGATTCAACAAAAACCCTGTAGGTAGTATGTTTTCGCAttcgttcttcttcttcttcttcttcttcttcttctacgtgcagTGCCTCagcgggctgaactgaggcctcgtgacccattgttcgtccgcttgtagttggagagacttaaactctgtgacatgttgacaaaaatgccacaagtcgacagagaggtgtccctctcaccataggagttgtgggtgttgtgtttcctaggtgtgtcatcgttaagtcttcaaggttgatacagaagaacagaatgtattcaaccgtttcctccgtgctcctgcaccagcgactagtcagtcccattctatttaagtgttcattaaacaaatggccagtcattgctccagtcactagactcagttatttcctctcaagagctaagagttttttgacctcaggcacagaggaaggtctctcaatgagaagcctcgactgtctaAGACCACCTCTcatgctccatccagaggaaaatttcctgtccagccatctattgaagaagttcttgacagatgtacgacagataggcagcgccggtcccggaccaacaaaagctgagcgggtTCCCTGTATTgcaagtatgtctgccttctcgttccccggaagtcctgcgtgagccgggtaccagataactttcacaatgttatccGAGCCTAGCTCCCGCAGAGCCTCTCTGCATTCCTTTACTAGGTGTAagttaaccctttcctcagaaagggattttagggttccctgactgtcacaagaaatatagatgtgttttccggagtaccctctgcggatattctccagtgtgcaggataaaacagcatacagttcagcctgcactTTGGAACAATCCTTCCCTAGGAGGATGGAtagattgaaacgaggtcccacaattcccactccagtccctgtgggcatcacagagccatcggtgaaccaagtgggactTTCAGGCTCAAGAAacctgtttggtgtagaccataggtctctgtcagggacaattaccctgtaggTTTCGGCAAAGTAGAAGCTGGTGCCCGGGCGGTCCCCTCTATGGAGGAGGGATGCGTTGGCATCCCTCACCATCTTGAGAGCCCTCGCATGCCCCCTGAATAGTCCCCTATCGcgccattgtccctgttccCAAACTCTAAGAATTGTCTTCATAGCCACCTGTGTAACTACAAGGTCCAAAGGTGGTTGGCCCAGCAGAAACTCCATAGCTGCTGTAGGGGTGGATATCAGAGCGCCTGTGATGGTTAGATATGCGTTCCTCTGACATC comes from the Coccinella septempunctata chromosome 2, icCocSept1.1, whole genome shotgun sequence genome and includes:
- the LOC123306528 gene encoding uncharacterized protein LOC123306528 encodes the protein MSLVYSRCLDLDSNDDRPKYQTVRIFSDHSLSVFRSNFLDMDFDELYDSVDVNECFRIFLDKVQSLMRECFPFRKIACRGNVDKRWITDEIKMASVRLKDIYWLHANIRSSDSLEMYRRAKVDYNLLLRRSKCQYYSGYIKYG